A part of Candidatus Nezhaarchaeota archaeon genomic DNA contains:
- the pstB gene encoding phosphate ABC transporter ATP-binding protein PstB has protein sequence MSNHKIEIESLNAWYGSRHILKDINMKIKDRAITAIMGPSGCGKTTLLRCINRMHELIPGARVSGRIFFNGMDIYDRGVDPVKIRRKIGMVFQKPNPLPMFSIYDNVAIGPRLNGVRDRKTLDFIVKQSLVLAGLWDEVKDNLNRPATSLSGGQQQRLCIARALAVEPEVLLMDEPTSSLDPISAAKIENLIRKLAKDYTIIIVTHNLQQAARLSDYVAFLYLGELVEYGPTERVFGRPENELTVRYISGKFG, from the coding sequence ATGTCAAATCATAAAATAGAGATTGAGAGCCTAAATGCATGGTATGGCTCCAGGCATATCCTTAAGGACATAAACATGAAGATTAAGGATAGAGCAATAACCGCGATAATGGGACCTTCAGGTTGCGGTAAGACGACACTTCTACGCTGCATAAATAGGATGCATGAATTAATTCCAGGTGCCCGAGTTTCGGGAAGGATATTCTTCAACGGGATGGACATATATGATAGGGGGGTTGATCCGGTCAAAATAAGGAGGAAGATAGGCATGGTCTTTCAGAAACCAAATCCTCTTCCAATGTTTTCAATATATGATAACGTTGCTATAGGTCCAAGACTGAATGGTGTAAGGGATCGAAAAACCCTAGACTTCATAGTTAAGCAAAGCTTAGTGCTAGCGGGGCTGTGGGACGAAGTAAAGGATAACTTAAATAGGCCTGCAACAAGCCTCTCCGGCGGACAGCAACAGAGACTCTGTATAGCCAGGGCCTTAGCCGTTGAACCGGAAGTTCTGCTAATGGATGAGCCAACATCGTCGCTAGATCCGATATCAGCAGCAAAGATAGAGAACTTAATTAGGAAATTGGCAAAGGATTACACGATAATCATCGTAACACATAACCTACAACAAGCTGCTAGACTATCAGATTATGTGGCTTTCCTGTACTTAGGTGAGCTAGTAGAGTATGGACCTACAGAACGTGTTTTCGGACGACCGGAGAATGAACTAACTGTAAGATATATAAGTGGAAAATTTGGTTGA
- the pstA gene encoding phosphate ABC transporter permease PstA has protein sequence MRESNYRFRRIKSLVMQFMVYLALLLALIPLSSIIFEVARRGLVAINLDFFTKPTPTVGEAVGGVANAIQGTLITIGLASLISVPIGIISGIFLSEYGESKLSTVIRFFNEVLNGVPSIIIGIFSYAIIVLSIGFSVIAAAFALAIIMIPIVTRTTEEALKIVPATIREAVLALGAPKWKTTLYVVLRGAKKAIATGVMLAVARIAGESAPVLVTMGFWKWWFVGLDKPVANLALNIFLFASSPFENWVVLAWGSALILMVMILGINIGVRILTRGRY, from the coding sequence ATGAGGGAGTCAAATTACAGGTTTAGGAGAATTAAGAGTTTGGTCATGCAATTCATGGTTTACTTAGCTCTCTTACTTGCTCTAATTCCACTATCTAGCATTATATTTGAAGTTGCTAGAAGGGGCTTAGTAGCTATAAACTTGGATTTCTTCACCAAACCGACTCCGACAGTAGGAGAAGCGGTAGGAGGTGTTGCAAACGCTATACAGGGCACATTAATAACAATTGGATTGGCATCTCTAATCAGCGTCCCGATAGGGATTATTTCTGGGATATTTTTAAGTGAATACGGAGAGAGCAAGCTTTCAACAGTAATAAGGTTTTTCAATGAAGTGTTAAACGGAGTTCCATCAATAATTATTGGTATCTTCAGCTATGCCATTATAGTCCTCTCTATAGGCTTTTCAGTCATAGCTGCAGCTTTTGCTCTAGCAATAATAATGATACCAATAGTCACTAGGACCACTGAGGAGGCACTTAAGATCGTGCCAGCAACGATTAGAGAGGCTGTGTTGGCATTAGGAGCACCTAAGTGGAAGACAACATTGTATGTTGTATTGAGGGGGGCCAAAAAAGCCATAGCAACCGGGGTAATGCTTGCAGTTGCAAGGATAGCTGGAGAATCTGCGCCAGTTCTTGTTACAATGGGCTTTTGGAAGTGGTGGTTCGTTGGGTTAGATAAGCCGGTGGCTAATTTAGCGCTTAACATTTTCCTATTCGCCTCCTCACCATTTGAGAACTGGGTGGTCTTAGCATGGGGATCAGCTTTAATACTCATGGTGATGATCCTTGGAATAAATATTGGAGTAAGAATTTTGACGAGAGGGAGGTATTAG
- the pstC gene encoding phosphate ABC transporter permease subunit PstC yields the protein MKLTGDNVFKFICAVIASSVILVLGLMIYELTIRSRLSIETFGTGFIVGTEWDPVKGIFGALPLILGTLTTSAIALLIGLPISLGVALAISEYMPQKLSHIFSFLVELLAAIPSVIYGLWGLYVLIPFLRDHVYPLLQSSLGFIPLFSGSIYGGGILTGGIVLAIMIIPIISSVSRDLFSLVPRSVREAVVALGATKWETVRIVMSYARSGILGAAMLGLGRAVGEAMAITMVIGNQFKLLPSSLFDAWYTMSAIIVNELLEAIYSLHVSALINIGLLLLLINLFIVILARLIVWRSLRMVRGIMRE from the coding sequence ATGAAGCTAACAGGTGATAATGTTTTTAAATTTATTTGCGCTGTTATTGCTTCAAGTGTTATTTTGGTACTTGGCTTAATGATATATGAGCTAACTATACGCTCTAGACTTTCTATCGAGACTTTTGGTACTGGATTCATAGTAGGTACGGAGTGGGATCCTGTCAAGGGTATCTTTGGAGCGTTACCTCTAATACTTGGTACATTAACTACGTCTGCAATAGCATTGTTAATAGGTCTTCCCATAAGCCTTGGCGTCGCTTTAGCTATTTCAGAGTACATGCCGCAGAAGCTTAGTCATATATTCTCGTTTCTCGTGGAGCTTCTAGCAGCTATCCCAAGCGTGATCTACGGGCTTTGGGGGTTATACGTTTTAATTCCATTCTTGCGTGATCATGTCTATCCACTTCTACAATCATCCTTAGGCTTCATTCCACTATTCTCCGGCTCAATATACGGTGGTGGAATCTTAACTGGCGGGATTGTTCTTGCTATCATGATAATACCGATAATATCCTCTGTTTCGCGAGACTTATTTTCGTTAGTACCTCGTAGCGTGAGAGAAGCGGTAGTAGCTCTAGGAGCTACGAAGTGGGAGACTGTAAGGATAGTGATGAGCTATGCGCGTTCTGGTATTTTGGGTGCAGCAATGCTCGGTTTAGGTAGAGCTGTTGGTGAAGCTATGGCTATAACGATGGTGATAGGAAATCAATTTAAACTTCTTCCCTCATCGCTCTTTGACGCATGGTATACCATGTCTGCTATAATAGTGAATGAGCTCTTAGAAGCTATATATAGCTTGCATGTTAGTGCCTTGATAAACATTGGACTGTTACTTCTCCTCATTAACTTGTTTATTGTGATTTTGGCTAGGTTAATTGTCTGGCGCTCTCTCAGAATGGTCAGGGGGATAATGAGAGAATGA
- the pstS gene encoding phosphate ABC transporter substrate-binding protein PstS, protein MKRVSGILIAVACVVVAVVVLGVAAYQLPTQTMEEKTVAIDGAGATFPFPLIDKWITEYNKIRPKVFINYKPIGSGGGIRAHMEKTVHFAATDVPLTEAQLRNASGTLHIPITIGGVVVIYNVPGVPKGLNFTGEVLAKIFLGEITKWNDPRIVEINPRASLPDKDIVVVRRADASGTTFIWTSYLSAVSKEWRERVGVGTSVNWPVGLGARGNDGVAATVQQTPYSIGYVEFTYAKMNNLTYGNLKNAAGEFIEPSIESFMRAAAAAALTLPRGNESWSEVSIVKSVVNDTKARGVYPITSFSYIIVYRELSALPNMDQDTARALVYFLWWCTHEGQNYAAGLYYVPLPAEVIRHNEETIKMITFNGQRVYRG, encoded by the coding sequence ATGAAAAGGGTGAGTGGAATATTAATAGCAGTTGCTTGCGTCGTTGTTGCCGTAGTAGTTTTAGGTGTTGCAGCTTATCAGCTTCCTACACAAACCATGGAAGAGAAGACCGTAGCTATTGATGGTGCTGGCGCAACATTTCCATTTCCATTAATTGATAAATGGATTACAGAGTACAATAAAATTAGGCCAAAAGTTTTCATAAACTATAAACCTATTGGTAGTGGTGGCGGAATCAGAGCACATATGGAGAAAACTGTGCACTTCGCGGCCACCGATGTACCGCTAACAGAGGCTCAGCTTAGAAACGCCAGCGGCACTCTTCATATACCGATCACGATAGGAGGAGTTGTCGTTATATATAATGTACCTGGCGTACCAAAAGGTCTTAACTTTACCGGAGAAGTTTTAGCAAAGATTTTCTTGGGAGAGATCACGAAGTGGAATGATCCTAGGATAGTAGAGATAAATCCAAGGGCTAGTTTGCCGGATAAGGACATAGTTGTTGTTCGTAGAGCTGATGCTAGTGGAACGACATTTATCTGGACAAGCTATCTTTCAGCTGTTTCTAAGGAGTGGAGAGAGAGGGTTGGAGTAGGAACTTCAGTGAATTGGCCTGTCGGACTTGGAGCCAGAGGAAATGATGGTGTTGCTGCTACAGTTCAGCAAACACCTTACTCGATAGGTTATGTTGAGTTCACGTACGCCAAGATGAATAATCTCACATATGGTAATCTGAAGAATGCTGCTGGGGAGTTCATTGAGCCTAGCATAGAGTCATTTATGAGGGCTGCTGCAGCTGCCGCCCTTACTCTTCCAAGGGGGAACGAAAGTTGGTCTGAGGTTTCAATAGTTAAGAGCGTAGTGAATGACACTAAGGCTAGAGGGGTTTACCCAATAACGAGCTTCTCTTACATAATAGTGTACAGAGAGCTTAGCGCTTTGCCGAACATGGACCAGGATACAGCTAGAGCGCTCGTCTACTTCTTATGGTGGTGCACTCATGAGGGGCAAAACTACGCGGCCGGATTGTATTACGTCCCACTGCCTGCTGAGGTAATAAGGCATAACGAGGAGACGATTAAAATGATTACATTTAATGGTCAACGAGTTTATAGAGGTTGA
- a CDS encoding phosphate uptake regulator PhoU, with protein MKGEEVRRIQLTGRSTYIVSLPKKWVAEMGLKTGSQVVILREGESLVLVPRGLAESRMGSQEALLKISDGDTPDKLARAIIAIYLNGYNSIRIVTSSDQITPLQRNAISELVRKKIVGTEIIFDSPREMVLKVLVSYPELSVESALRRMYLVASSMFEGAVKALINSDKELAKNIIELDDEVDRFGFYIVRQLKAAVQNSKILKDIGLSSARDCLGYRIIVKFVERIADHAARIAENVLSIDERLEESVLEGVSKISSFAKLMFEKSIESLFRGDYILAEEVVSKARSIASLEVELMKTLLEKTGKTISPNIRIILENIRRVGEYSSDIAEVVLNLNVDKMLAQ; from the coding sequence ATGAAAGGCGAGGAGGTAAGACGTATCCAGCTAACTGGAAGATCAACCTACATAGTCTCTCTTCCAAAGAAGTGGGTTGCTGAGATGGGTCTTAAGACCGGTAGTCAAGTCGTAATACTGCGAGAGGGCGAGTCGTTAGTTCTAGTCCCAAGAGGCTTGGCCGAGTCGAGGATGGGATCTCAAGAAGCTCTGCTTAAAATATCTGATGGAGACACTCCAGACAAGCTAGCACGCGCCATAATCGCCATTTATCTTAATGGATATAACTCCATTAGAATAGTTACTTCAAGTGATCAGATAACACCTTTACAGAGGAACGCCATAAGTGAGTTAGTGAGAAAGAAGATTGTGGGTACAGAAATAATATTTGATTCTCCTAGAGAGATGGTGTTGAAGGTTCTGGTAAGTTATCCCGAGCTATCGGTTGAGAGTGCTCTTAGACGAATGTACTTGGTAGCATCATCAATGTTCGAAGGAGCTGTAAAGGCTTTAATTAACTCTGACAAGGAACTAGCTAAGAACATAATTGAGCTGGATGATGAAGTCGATCGCTTTGGTTTCTATATAGTTAGACAGTTAAAAGCTGCTGTACAGAACAGCAAAATCCTGAAGGACATAGGTCTCTCAAGCGCAAGGGATTGTCTAGGCTACAGGATCATAGTGAAGTTCGTAGAACGAATAGCTGACCATGCAGCGAGGATAGCTGAAAACGTCCTATCAATAGATGAACGCCTAGAAGAGTCCGTCTTAGAAGGAGTTTCTAAGATAAGTTCCTTCGCCAAATTAATGTTTGAGAAGTCTATAGAGTCTCTGTTTAGAGGAGACTACATCTTAGCTGAAGAAGTTGTTTCAAAAGCAAGAAGTATAGCGTCACTTGAAGTCGAACTCATGAAAACCCTACTAGAAAAGACAGGGAAAACGATCTCGCCTAACATAAGAATTATTTTAGAGAACATAAGGAGAGTTGGAGAGTATTCAAGCGATATCGCAGAAGTAGTTCTTAACTTGAATGTAGATAAAATGCTTGCTCAGTAA